A genomic region of Criblamydia sequanensis CRIB-18 contains the following coding sequences:
- a CDS encoding motility associated factor glycosyltransferase family protein codes for MDQEEAMDALYNNIETWLRSSILPKEAFFLPNIDTSAYSFVKTKEGELNLVKKEEKGLLYYHSETSAKKEALEWFKGLDLRITEILYVYGIGLGYYYEPVINWLRGDPKRVLIFLEDDLAVIKKFFETKQAHKIITDPQVRLIYFDDIKDREGALEALYWDVVLTQMTVSALKIYEKNRFDIYQDLQHKIIYDAAIKNALVEEYLKYGFSFFRNYYINLLTISESFQGTKLFGKFEGVPGIICGAGPSLEKNVQVLKGLLNKAIVFGGGSALNALTSKGILPHFGIGIDPNPTQAFRLSSNKAYEVPLFYRNRMHYEAFKLIHGPRLYIHGSGGYDIADWFDEKFSLQGDWIDEGHNVVNFGLELAYRMGLNPIILVGVDLAFTDMQAYAKGIVDDTSIRKKEILDTDDFDTSAFLKKDIYGEPIYTLWKWVAESNWIGEFKEAHKDTRIINCTEGGLGMPGVKNMTLKEVEEIYLKTNYDLKNRVQGEIASAEMKWLTPELVIEKATEMQESLTRCIGYFKVLIEDTQALEKKLSEEKVPVFLQSGKAALAETELAEEPAYEFILDLFNNIYSRMLSKDLHQIKEKIENNEIQSLKEKCEINLKRLKFLSDVAKVNALLLEEIVKGRANELNDHFINKLTAE; via the coding sequence ATGGATCAAGAAGAAGCTATGGATGCGCTTTATAACAATATAGAAACCTGGCTTAGGTCTAGTATTCTACCAAAGGAAGCATTTTTTTTACCAAATATAGACACAAGCGCTTATTCATTTGTAAAAACAAAAGAAGGAGAGCTAAACCTAGTAAAGAAAGAAGAAAAAGGCCTCTTATATTATCACTCAGAAACATCAGCTAAGAAAGAAGCCTTAGAATGGTTTAAAGGGCTTGATCTACGAATCACAGAAATTTTATATGTTTATGGGATTGGTCTTGGGTACTATTACGAGCCTGTTATTAATTGGCTGAGAGGCGATCCCAAAAGAGTTTTGATTTTTCTTGAAGATGATTTGGCCGTGATAAAAAAGTTTTTTGAAACAAAACAGGCTCATAAAATAATCACGGACCCTCAAGTTCGATTAATTTATTTTGATGATATAAAAGATAGGGAAGGGGCTTTAGAGGCGCTTTATTGGGATGTTGTTTTAACTCAAATGACAGTGTCCGCCCTAAAAATTTATGAGAAAAATCGTTTTGATATTTATCAGGACCTGCAGCATAAAATTATTTACGACGCGGCGATTAAAAATGCGCTTGTTGAAGAGTATCTTAAATATGGATTTTCATTTTTTCGCAACTATTACATCAATCTTCTTACCATTTCAGAATCCTTTCAGGGAACAAAGCTATTCGGTAAATTTGAAGGAGTTCCAGGCATTATTTGCGGCGCCGGCCCATCGCTTGAAAAAAACGTTCAAGTCCTAAAAGGGCTTTTAAATAAAGCTATCGTCTTTGGCGGGGGTTCGGCGTTAAATGCTTTAACTTCGAAAGGGATTTTACCCCACTTTGGAATTGGAATAGACCCAAACCCGACCCAAGCCTTTAGATTAAGCAGTAATAAGGCTTATGAAGTTCCCCTTTTTTATCGGAACCGCATGCACTATGAGGCCTTTAAGCTAATCCACGGCCCAAGGCTTTATATTCATGGTTCCGGCGGCTATGATATAGCCGATTGGTTTGACGAGAAATTTTCATTGCAGGGCGACTGGATAGATGAAGGTCATAATGTGGTTAATTTTGGTCTTGAGCTAGCGTATAGAATGGGTTTAAACCCGATCATACTTGTCGGGGTTGATTTAGCTTTTACCGATATGCAAGCGTATGCCAAAGGAATTGTCGATGATACTTCAATAAGGAAGAAGGAAATTTTAGATACAGACGATTTTGATACTTCTGCTTTTCTTAAAAAAGATATTTATGGCGAACCTATTTACACTCTTTGGAAATGGGTGGCTGAATCGAATTGGATAGGAGAGTTTAAAGAAGCCCATAAAGACACCCGAATTATCAATTGCACAGAAGGCGGTCTAGGGATGCCGGGCGTAAAAAACATGACTTTAAAAGAGGTTGAAGAGATTTACCTAAAGACCAATTATGATTTAAAAAATAGAGTTCAAGGAGAAATTGCTTCTGCTGAAATGAAGTGGTTAACTCCTGAGCTTGTCATTGAAAAAGCGACTGAAATGCAAGAGAGTTTAACAAGGTGCATTGGTTATTTTAAAGTTTTAATAGAAGATACGCAAGCTTTGGAGAAAAAATTATCTGAAGAAAAGGTACCTGTCTTTCTTCAAAGTGGAAAAGCGGCGCTTGCTGAAACCGAGCTTGCGGAAGAGCCAGCCTATGAGTTTATCCTGGATTTATTTAATAACATCTATAGCCGTATGCTAAGTAAAGATTTGCATCAAATCAAAGAGAAGATTGAAAACAACGAGATTCAGTCTTTAAAGGAAAAGTGTGAGATAAACTTAAAGAGACTTAAGTTTTTATCAGAT
- a CDS encoding type I restriction enzyme HsdR N-terminal domain-containing protein, with the protein MPAADKLFCLSRNKWIASTPEEGVRQFFLHLMVKNLGFPKNLLSVEARLKNFLFESKKIPKRRADIIGFFPFKDTLKPLILIECKKGPLKEEDFYQASGYNFHLQAAFFGVASKNELMICDARKIEPAFYHIPPYQELVLKASRLKDS; encoded by the coding sequence ATGCCTGCGGCCGATAAATTGTTTTGTCTTTCAAGAAATAAATGGATTGCCTCTACACCTGAGGAAGGCGTGAGGCAATTTTTTTTGCATCTCATGGTAAAAAATCTTGGATTTCCGAAAAACCTTCTTTCTGTGGAAGCAAGGCTTAAGAATTTTCTTTTTGAATCGAAAAAAATTCCCAAAAGAAGAGCGGATATCATCGGTTTTTTTCCCTTTAAGGATACGCTCAAACCTTTGATTTTAATTGAGTGTAAAAAAGGGCCTCTTAAAGAGGAGGATTTCTACCAAGCCTCAGGATATAACTTTCACTTGCAGGCAGCTTTTTTTGGAGTGGCTTCAAAAAATGAATTAATGATTTGCGATGCTAGAAAAATAGAGCCTGCATTTTATCATATCCCTCCGTATCAAGAACTTGTTCTTAAAGCTTCCCGATTAAAGGATTCTTAA
- the hpf gene encoding ribosome hibernation-promoting factor, HPF/YfiA family, giving the protein MTRKMKALEFVDNGYNISVTGRHVLVTDAMKDYAIEKLSRIEKFTDRIIDVAIRMDIQRAEHRVDLYMTVGHLKIKSSATSNDMYASIDKAVHKLETQLLKYKSRLQDHTAKNLSSIDMKVNVLGLGGSDLKEINDEIESENNRALIDSYRSHKVVDSETRPLKTLNLDEAVMKMDLSGDSFLIFRSEEDQKLKVIYKRKEGNYGVIEIES; this is encoded by the coding sequence ATGACCCGAAAAATGAAAGCTCTTGAATTCGTAGATAATGGCTACAATATTTCTGTTACCGGAAGGCATGTTCTTGTAACAGACGCAATGAAAGATTATGCTATAGAGAAACTATCTCGAATTGAAAAGTTCACTGATCGCATTATTGATGTTGCTATACGTATGGACATCCAGAGAGCTGAGCACCGTGTTGACCTTTATATGACAGTCGGACATCTAAAAATTAAAAGTTCAGCTACAAGTAACGACATGTACGCGTCAATTGATAAAGCTGTGCATAAATTAGAGACTCAGCTTTTGAAGTATAAGAGCCGACTGCAAGATCATACCGCAAAAAACCTTTCATCCATAGATATGAAAGTTAATGTTTTAGGTTTAGGTGGGAGTGATCTCAAGGAAATCAACGATGAAATTGAATCAGAAAATAACCGTGCTCTTATAGACAGTTATAGATCTCATAAAGTTGTGGACTCTGAGACTAGGCCTTTAAAAACCTTGAACCTCGATGAAGCTGTTATGAAAATGGATCTTTCAGGAGATTCTTTTTTAATTTTTCGATCGGAAGAAGATCAAAAGCTAAAGGTGATTTATAAAAGAAAAGAAGGCAATTACGGGGTAATTGAAATAGAAAGTTAA
- a CDS encoding glycine zipper family protein, giving the protein MNSIGPNLPELHDLSFEVIDSMQESSLPFFKELNQLPETALEVRAFKAIKASNIYPNKEEKERALEMASYAAIMYRELDEIEEVFGNQLLPTPTDLGVFLPTGLKLQAFGKEGEVVLAIRGTELDQDLLTMIKNLIADMGIGRHKSNEDLYQSIQKVNERVSTRYGYEIEEGVLEKFKALLEVRVLGDNDSSRVFEVASRVAKSIGEGIAKGGAFGVLTGGIIGAAALGIGLASFPIAATAAGAVGISGAFFGGGINGASETVQCLTVMDGYPTLLSYVKATDDYIVALRERGLINQSVKLTVVGHSLAGYLAATTATQADEIHAFNGPGLRLDTEMSEICNNLGWNRKINPIVEYHSYSMETDFIGNLCTRTGPLRTLTLPITFDAVINDFPACNYKGPLAHHGIMIIRELIRNSSIIGVEKPLALTYPKKDEGEKEN; this is encoded by the coding sequence ATGAATTCTATCGGCCCCAATCTCCCAGAGCTTCACGATCTAAGTTTTGAAGTTATTGATTCTATGCAAGAAAGCTCTCTTCCCTTCTTTAAAGAGCTTAATCAATTGCCCGAAACTGCCCTTGAGGTCAGAGCTTTTAAGGCTATCAAAGCGAGTAATATTTATCCAAATAAGGAAGAAAAAGAAAGAGCCCTAGAGATGGCGTCTTATGCTGCGATCATGTACCGCGAGTTGGATGAAATTGAAGAAGTTTTTGGCAATCAACTATTGCCCACTCCAACTGATTTGGGAGTTTTTCTCCCCACAGGACTAAAACTTCAAGCTTTCGGCAAAGAAGGAGAGGTTGTTCTCGCCATTAGAGGAACCGAGCTAGATCAAGACCTGTTGACTATGATTAAAAATCTGATTGCAGATATGGGAATCGGGCGTCATAAATCAAATGAAGATCTCTACCAATCGATCCAAAAAGTGAACGAGAGAGTTTCGACAAGGTATGGGTATGAGATCGAAGAAGGGGTTTTGGAAAAATTTAAAGCCCTTCTAGAAGTTCGTGTTTTAGGAGACAACGATTCAAGCCGGGTTTTTGAGGTAGCAAGCAGGGTTGCGAAAAGTATTGGGGAGGGAATCGCTAAGGGCGGTGCTTTCGGTGTTCTCACAGGCGGTATTATAGGCGCAGCAGCCTTAGGTATTGGTCTTGCAAGCTTTCCGATTGCTGCAACGGCTGCCGGAGCCGTTGGCATTAGCGGCGCTTTTTTTGGCGGCGGCATAAATGGGGCTTCAGAAACAGTCCAATGTTTAACAGTCATGGATGGCTACCCAACTCTTCTTTCCTATGTTAAAGCGACAGATGATTACATAGTGGCTTTAAGAGAGCGCGGCTTAATTAATCAAAGTGTTAAACTAACTGTTGTAGGCCACTCTCTTGCAGGTTATTTAGCAGCAACGACCGCTACCCAAGCGGATGAAATCCATGCCTTTAATGGCCCGGGGCTTCGCTTAGATACAGAAATGTCTGAAATCTGCAATAACTTAGGCTGGAACCGAAAAATAAATCCTATTGTAGAGTATCATTCTTATTCTATGGAAACGGACTTTATAGGCAACTTATGTACAAGAACCGGACCTTTAAGAACATTGACGCTTCCTATTACTTTTGATGCCGTTATCAATGATTTTCCAGCTTGTAATTACAAAGGTCCGCTTGCCCATCATGGGATAATGATCATTCGAGAGCTTATTCGAAATTCTTCCATCATAGGAGTAGAAAAGCCTTTAGCTCTCACTTATCCAAAAAAAGATGAAGGTGAAAAAGAAAATTAA
- a CDS encoding 6-hydroxymethylpterin diphosphokinase MptE-like protein yields MIPEDRSYFQSNIERYKNYDPLAAEIIEKCNAEPWHFFFTHVGELNLYKKTEKKNYFYHSPDGALKEAFEWYQSSNFKFYNIAYIFGIGLGYFYEPLKEWLSQSPERTVIFLEDDPAVLKRFFETSRAEKLLLDPQVYIQLMPALIKETASDFQDKLQNIFKAFFDRNGFFSSLPLYSKIKAKECEEIRKQIFFGNKAPQILNTEMVVGITDTMKNVYYKLLRMEGAVSFSALEGKLKNIPALICGAGPSISKEIPLIKEYQDKVLLIGSGTGANVLTASGIFPHLIMGLDPTTSQASRFRANNAFEVPLCFKMRFSENAYKMHQGPKIYVRGFEGPLDPSWLEKRLGLDDHNTIPSGISSSNFAIEIAYRLGCNPIILAGIDMAYKDNKRYPENIAAHPGDKNIVREEWGAKRETLFEYKKNDGKIILTKTDWLIEALIISDFQEAHPELKIINSTLEGLPIDKVLELPLKEALKQFTSDDQELFVFLHALILRQAPLSLDKNHILNTIKEWLKSLNEIAEQTKAFAEEIESFSIKRGSFFENEEKVKEKLKGYDEKLKQIIAFPQLKKIYSEILSGKLYSRKKILKSHKEIFNEEEVNELKKRLLVYEYEFYEDIAKRHAAILEHEISDYEKSVPMDRKAPIKPFVLPEKYFLNDTTLEINDSELDIHLKSSFKRGDLQERKILQEGSLFKLSHYLNGKLHGPSLFYGKNQELLAEEWYFDGIKQGKTLLFYQSGKVYALLKRKDGKKEGDQTYFFESGVMKSKIHFKNDLLDGTTEFYYSSGQKKREFSFKEGKQEGPEKMWNENGILIFSGEFKEGKPIKEALSWHDNGILSQKIIFSDYKIMEESEWDDKGELIRYHKNDAMDGSHEHLKALKDLKKEIKKLNQLRGREKEGRFW; encoded by the coding sequence ATGATTCCTGAGGACCGTTCCTACTTTCAATCCAACATTGAACGTTATAAAAACTATGATCCCTTGGCTGCCGAAATCATTGAGAAATGTAATGCCGAACCATGGCACTTTTTTTTTACTCACGTTGGAGAACTGAATCTTTATAAGAAAACTGAAAAAAAAAATTATTTTTACCACTCTCCGGATGGGGCTTTAAAAGAAGCTTTCGAATGGTATCAATCGAGCAACTTTAAATTTTATAATATAGCTTATATTTTTGGGATTGGCCTTGGATATTTTTACGAGCCTCTAAAAGAATGGTTAAGTCAGTCACCCGAACGTACGGTTATTTTTTTAGAAGACGACCCTGCTGTTTTAAAACGTTTTTTTGAAACAAGTAGAGCCGAAAAGCTGCTTCTTGACCCTCAGGTTTACATACAGCTTATGCCGGCTTTAATTAAAGAAACGGCAAGCGACTTTCAAGATAAGTTACAAAATATATTCAAGGCCTTTTTTGATAGAAACGGCTTTTTTTCTTCTCTGCCTCTTTATTCAAAAATAAAAGCTAAAGAATGCGAGGAAATAAGAAAGCAGATTTTTTTTGGAAATAAAGCGCCTCAAATCTTAAACACAGAAATGGTGGTCGGTATTACAGACACCATGAAAAATGTATATTATAAGCTTTTAAGAATGGAAGGAGCCGTATCTTTTAGCGCCCTCGAGGGAAAATTAAAGAATATACCGGCTCTTATTTGCGGAGCCGGCCCCTCCATTTCTAAAGAAATACCTCTTATAAAAGAATATCAGGATAAGGTTCTCCTTATCGGTTCTGGAACGGGGGCCAATGTCCTTACAGCTTCCGGAATTTTCCCTCATTTAATTATGGGTCTTGATCCGACAACCTCCCAAGCCAGTCGATTCAGAGCTAACAATGCCTTTGAAGTCCCCCTTTGCTTTAAAATGAGATTTAGTGAAAACGCTTATAAGATGCATCAGGGACCAAAGATTTATGTAAGAGGTTTTGAAGGCCCTTTGGATCCAAGTTGGCTTGAGAAGCGTTTAGGACTTGATGATCATAATACGATTCCTTCCGGAATTAGTTCCAGCAATTTTGCTATTGAAATAGCTTATAGGCTAGGTTGCAATCCTATTATTTTAGCAGGCATTGACATGGCTTATAAAGATAATAAACGCTATCCGGAAAATATTGCAGCTCACCCGGGAGATAAAAACATTGTCAGAGAAGAGTGGGGAGCCAAACGAGAAACTTTATTTGAGTATAAGAAAAATGATGGGAAGATCATTTTAACAAAAACCGATTGGTTAATTGAAGCTTTGATTATTTCAGATTTCCAAGAAGCTCATCCTGAATTGAAAATTATCAATTCGACTCTCGAAGGGTTGCCTATTGATAAAGTGCTTGAACTGCCTTTAAAAGAGGCGCTTAAACAATTTACAAGCGATGACCAAGAGCTTTTTGTATTTTTACACGCGCTTATTTTAAGACAAGCGCCTCTTTCATTAGATAAAAACCATATTTTAAACACCATCAAAGAATGGTTAAAGAGTTTAAATGAAATCGCGGAGCAAACAAAAGCCTTTGCAGAAGAAATAGAGTCCTTCTCAATTAAAAGAGGAAGCTTTTTTGAAAATGAAGAAAAGGTTAAGGAAAAGCTTAAAGGCTATGATGAAAAGTTAAAGCAAATTATCGCTTTTCCCCAATTAAAAAAAATATATAGCGAAATCTTGAGCGGTAAACTCTACTCACGAAAGAAAATTTTAAAGAGCCATAAAGAGATATTCAATGAAGAAGAGGTGAATGAATTAAAAAAAAGACTTCTTGTTTATGAATATGAATTTTATGAAGACATCGCTAAAAGACATGCCGCTATCCTTGAACATGAAATATCGGATTATGAAAAAAGCGTTCCTATGGATCGAAAAGCGCCCATAAAGCCCTTCGTTCTCCCGGAGAAATATTTTTTAAATGACACGACGCTTGAAATTAACGATTCTGAGCTTGATATTCATCTTAAAAGCTCTTTTAAAAGGGGAGATCTCCAAGAAAGAAAAATCCTTCAGGAAGGATCTTTATTCAAATTGAGTCATTATTTAAATGGAAAATTGCATGGCCCCAGTCTCTTTTATGGCAAAAATCAGGAATTGCTGGCAGAAGAATGGTATTTTGATGGCATAAAGCAAGGAAAGACTCTTTTATTCTATCAATCCGGCAAAGTTTATGCCCTTTTAAAAAGGAAAGATGGAAAAAAAGAAGGAGATCAAACCTATTTTTTTGAATCGGGAGTTATGAAATCAAAGATTCATTTTAAAAATGATCTTTTAGATGGAACTACCGAGTTTTATTATTCATCGGGTCAAAAAAAGCGGGAATTCTCATTCAAAGAGGGAAAGCAAGAGGGTCCTGAGAAGATGTGGAATGAAAATGGAATTTTAATTTTTTCAGGAGAATTCAAAGAGGGAAAACCTATTAAAGAAGCTTTAAGCTGGCATGATAACGGTATTTTATCCCAAAAAATTATTTTTTCAGATTATAAAATCATGGAAGAATCGGAATGGGATGATAAGGGAGAACTGATCAGGTATCATAAAAATGATGCAATGGATGGCTCTCATGAGCATTTAAAGGCATTAAAGGATCTTAAGAAAGAAATTAAAAAGCTGAATCAATTAAGGGGCCGGGAAAAAGAAGGGCGCTTTTGGTAA
- a CDS encoding 6-hydroxymethylpterin diphosphokinase MptE-like protein, giving the protein MDEKENLERNLALFGKIFPADASRIREIPFTEVHFAESVNGLPNLTIEEGGELHFLLNKENPIEEAYLWTSSLPLTTIDVVFIYGVGLGYYYDALESWLNSGPNKNIIFIEDNPEILKRFFQTEKAAKILANSKVRIYLIENFLKEDKKFNEIALFYCKAPFKISALLYNLRQKSEKLIKLNTVLEYMLNIQKISSFELEHLGYNFFLNFFQNLVKLPESKQASLLYNRFKGMPAIICGAGPSLNKNIHILKKLKDKAVIIAPGTAMNVLNKAGIVPHFGAGIDPNPDQTLRILTNNAFMTPYFYKTRMNATALNLIQGDLLYLNGSYGYKISSWFEEELGLKGTPLEEGYNVVNASFEIANALGCSPLITVGVDLAYSDDESYADLTAKHPLSTNPIPFKTKTETEELLSRMDINGKPVMTLWKWLLESVWYSRWVLENPQAEFLNATEGGIGFPGVSNIPLEEVSETYLKKDFDLDGFIHLWIQEAEMEKNVSFKHIDELLLKLEVSLNKCQEIIGRIKQEFEIFSKNLGPDETAVNKLTNPNVIQLLGQLENEIGYQVVLDSFNVYFNKAFEKEVQNLTINDDVLGKSEVEKRKLEIHAVRFKMLEKLARDTLVFIKGAKKYLSETAHLIEDSKSSHERIYENEGKYSSDESKLLIEEPQNHLFIQESYSIPLDRFEEDFQDKGKHVYFRKSGLLHGASTYYFKNGNEAYISYYYNGNKVGRNKAFYKNGSLYSLSFYKEGKKEGKEWYLYPNGGLRAELDYREGSLNGDVKLFYPNGTLKRSLSFQDGLKEGREVLFSPNGVLIIEAEYSQDKPKGIARYYNLNKTVIKEVHFDEEGNPIKTLSELETGELKEVPKELKEEDYFDSVTKATKALTSALEAVSQRIALFLGTSLEDKDNDLNRDIKELREMLATISSDLSILKKLENELEYESGMSSKAFKEPIWKSPSAKRLLNAQISVLTEDLEKRLIDIEKRIVDLKNKKTT; this is encoded by the coding sequence ATGGATGAAAAGGAGAATTTGGAAAGAAATCTCGCTCTTTTTGGAAAAATTTTTCCAGCAGATGCGAGCCGCATAAGAGAGATACCTTTCACCGAGGTTCATTTTGCTGAAAGTGTGAATGGACTTCCTAATTTGACAATTGAAGAAGGGGGCGAACTACATTTTTTATTAAATAAAGAAAATCCAATAGAAGAAGCTTATCTCTGGACGAGTTCTTTGCCTCTTACTACTATCGATGTCGTTTTTATATATGGTGTAGGTCTTGGATATTATTACGATGCCCTAGAGAGCTGGTTAAATTCAGGTCCGAACAAAAATATCATATTCATTGAGGATAACCCTGAAATTCTTAAAAGGTTTTTTCAAACGGAAAAAGCCGCAAAAATTCTTGCCAACTCAAAAGTTAGAATTTACTTAATAGAAAATTTTCTCAAAGAAGATAAAAAATTTAATGAAATTGCTCTTTTCTATTGTAAAGCTCCATTCAAAATTAGCGCCCTCCTATACAACCTGCGGCAAAAAAGTGAAAAATTAATAAAGCTTAATACTGTATTAGAGTACATGCTCAATATCCAAAAGATCTCTTCATTTGAGCTTGAACACTTGGGGTATAACTTTTTCTTAAATTTCTTTCAAAATCTGGTAAAACTTCCGGAATCGAAACAAGCAAGTTTGCTTTACAATCGCTTTAAGGGCATGCCGGCTATCATCTGCGGGGCAGGACCTTCCTTGAATAAAAACATTCACATTTTAAAAAAGCTAAAAGATAAGGCTGTCATCATAGCACCCGGAACCGCTATGAATGTGCTGAATAAAGCCGGCATTGTTCCCCATTTTGGCGCAGGTATAGATCCAAACCCGGATCAGACGCTTCGAATCCTGACTAACAATGCTTTTATGACCCCTTATTTTTATAAAACAAGAATGAATGCTACAGCGCTTAATTTGATTCAAGGGGATTTGCTTTATTTAAATGGCTCCTATGGATACAAAATCTCTTCTTGGTTTGAAGAAGAGCTTGGACTGAAAGGAACTCCTTTGGAGGAAGGGTATAATGTAGTTAACGCATCCTTTGAAATCGCGAATGCTTTAGGATGCAGCCCTCTAATAACTGTCGGCGTCGATTTAGCTTATTCAGATGATGAATCTTATGCTGATCTAACAGCCAAACATCCTTTAAGCACAAATCCCATTCCATTCAAAACTAAAACTGAGACAGAAGAGCTTCTTTCCAGAATGGATATCAATGGAAAACCTGTCATGACCTTATGGAAGTGGCTTTTGGAGTCTGTTTGGTATTCAAGATGGGTCTTGGAGAACCCTCAAGCAGAGTTTTTAAATGCGACTGAAGGCGGTATCGGATTTCCGGGAGTTTCGAATATCCCTTTGGAAGAAGTTTCTGAAACTTACTTAAAAAAAGATTTTGATCTGGATGGCTTTATCCATCTTTGGATTCAAGAAGCCGAGATGGAAAAAAACGTCTCCTTTAAACACATTGATGAGCTTCTCTTGAAGCTTGAAGTAAGTTTGAACAAGTGCCAAGAAATCATAGGCCGCATTAAACAAGAGTTTGAAATTTTTTCTAAAAATCTAGGCCCTGATGAAACTGCCGTCAATAAGTTGACAAACCCGAATGTGATTCAGCTTTTAGGACAGCTTGAAAATGAAATAGGGTATCAGGTGGTCTTGGACTCTTTCAATGTTTATTTTAATAAAGCCTTTGAAAAAGAAGTGCAAAATTTAACGATTAATGACGATGTTTTAGGAAAATCGGAAGTAGAGAAAAGAAAACTTGAGATCCATGCGGTTCGATTTAAAATGCTTGAAAAGTTGGCGAGGGACACTTTAGTTTTTATTAAAGGTGCCAAGAAATATCTTTCAGAGACAGCTCACTTAATTGAAGATAGCAAATCGTCCCATGAAAGGATTTACGAGAATGAAGGAAAGTATTCGTCCGATGAATCAAAATTGCTGATAGAAGAACCGCAAAATCATCTCTTTATTCAAGAAAGTTATTCTATTCCTTTAGATCGATTCGAAGAAGACTTTCAAGATAAAGGAAAACATGTTTACTTTCGAAAAAGCGGTCTTCTTCACGGCGCTTCCACTTACTATTTTAAAAATGGAAATGAAGCTTACATAAGCTATTATTACAACGGAAATAAAGTAGGAAGAAATAAAGCTTTTTACAAAAACGGCTCTCTTTATTCACTTTCATTTTATAAAGAGGGTAAAAAAGAAGGCAAAGAATGGTATTTATATCCGAATGGAGGATTAAGGGCAGAGCTTGATTACCGCGAAGGAAGTCTGAATGGAGATGTTAAGCTTTTTTACCCAAATGGGACTCTCAAGCGGAGTTTATCCTTTCAGGATGGCCTCAAAGAGGGCCGTGAGGTTTTATTCTCTCCAAATGGCGTCCTTATCATTGAAGCTGAATATTCACAGGATAAGCCGAAAGGTATCGCAAGATACTATAACCTTAATAAAACAGTGATAAAAGAAGTCCATTTTGATGAAGAGGGCAACCCTATAAAAACCCTTTCCGAATTAGAAACCGGTGAATTAAAAGAAGTACCTAAAGAATTAAAGGAAGAAGATTACTTCGACAGTGTCACAAAAGCTACCAAAGCTTTGACATCAGCTCTTGAAGCCGTAAGTCAGAGGATAGCCCTGTTTCTTGGGACTTCTCTTGAGGATAAGGATAATGACTTAAATCGGGATATCAAAGAATTAAGAGAAATGTTAGCAACGATTTCCTCCGATTTAAGCATCTTAAAAAAATTAGAAAACGAACTTGAATATGAAAGCGGGATGTCTTCCAAAGCTTTTAAAGAGCCGATATGGAAATCTCCCTCCGCCAAAAGACTTTTAAATGCTCAGATCTCTGTTCTTACCGAGGATTTAGAAAAGCGATTGATTGATATTGAAAAACGAATCGTAGATTTAAAAAATAAAAAAACCACTTAA
- a CDS encoding Rieske (2Fe-2S) protein, producing the protein MRTKIALLEDIPVGKARIVSIPGGEEIALFNIEGKILALSNECPHDGGPLGEGTIEDCKVTCPWHGWEFNIATGACTNVEGEEAKRYDIEIENGEIFLVTKT; encoded by the coding sequence ATGAGAACTAAAATTGCACTTTTAGAAGATATTCCGGTGGGTAAAGCAAGAATCGTATCTATCCCCGGGGGTGAAGAAATAGCCCTCTTTAATATTGAAGGAAAAATACTTGCTCTTTCCAATGAATGCCCGCATGACGGAGGGCCTCTTGGCGAGGGGACAATTGAAGACTGTAAAGTCACCTGTCCATGGCATGGATGGGAATTTAATATCGCGACAGGCGCTTGCACAAACGTCGAAGGAGAAGAGGCTAAGCGTTATGATATTGAAATTGAAAACGGTGAAATTTTTTTAGTGACAAAGACTTAA